The Nomia melanderi isolate GNS246 chromosome 3, iyNomMela1, whole genome shotgun sequence genomic interval CATCTATGTATACTTACAAAtgcattttaattaacaaagtaCATATACTGATCTATTTTAACCTTTACACtttgtataaaacattaaaagatCACCATAATCTAAAAACAAGTATTtagaaaagatatttttatattttggaaGGTAAAATTAGTAAACGTTCATgttttaaactaaaattttattcagaGCATTGAAGACAATTACTAACTTATATGCTTATATGTTGAATCGCCATTGCATATagcaatttaaattaaaaaatgcgtattacaaaaacatttcgtaattttataattcctcGAATTTAATAGAACATTACTGGTGTATAATACAttgtaaaagaaacattttaagaAAAGGATACTGTAAAATATGCTTGACTTGAGCAGGAGTACGCATAAAAACATAGCGCTATACTTAACAATATCACATTTTAGATAAAGCCCAGCTGTTTCTATTAACgcaaaaataatgttatatttacatttttaagcaATAGTCTTTGTGTAATCAATTTTGCTGCTTTTATCATAGTATGAATTACAAATTactaaaagaatataaataagaataataaattaacatgttAGTTAAAGAATGTTATTGTAAACACGGTgagttttcttgaaaaataattcctAACATAACATAATGAGAATTAAGTGTTACAATCCATTTAACATGTATACTGTTAAATCTTGCAATTATTATCATacttatttttcaacatttcatttcttttaatctgTCATTTTAAGTAGTGTTTACaactttattatttacatacaaaGATATGTTGCACACATTTGTAATTATGTACTGCATTGAAATTATCTAATAACAATTTCCATGAGTAGTGTTGAATTTATAGCCGTTAGAGTATACAACAATTGCATATATATAAAGTGCCAATCCATTTGTTTAACACTTTATACAAAGTAAAGggattctataattctataaattagtGCAATATGCTTTCTTCTtattgttttcaaaattttttataattatgcatttataattatgcattcatttgattttaaggtttaaaatatttaacttgaacttaggaataatttctaaataaaactgtaattttatcTAAAGATGCTGGTTCCCTAAGATTAAGTTTGTGTAATTCTTCGTCTGCTTTGTTGTTTTTCAACTCTCGTTGCGTATACAAAAACTTATTCCACTCATCAATTCTTGGATGCGCTAAatgctatatttaaaaaaaaaacatacatttaatttaaatttatttttttttaaataaaacggaATGTTACAGAATACGCAAAGCTACAAATCTTTAAACTACCAAAGCAACTGTCCACTTGATAGTTTTTAGATTTTattcaaactaaatattatcaaaatttagTGTCgccaaagaaaaatatacaggCTGTTCCATAATGTGTAACAATGAATGTATTTTCACAAATTAGGTTTAAAGAAAATGCATTTTCATTGTACTCAAATTTAGTCACaagatacaaaaataataatgtacaaaGAGATATATTACTTCTTTGCAAATAACTTTCCTGTATTGCATACAATGTATACCAAAAAGCAAAGAGACACTGAAAACTTCTGATTACTACTTAGTCAAATATTTATGTTCTATATGTATACATTTTCAAAAAGaacttctttttttaaataaaagcatttaaaaaatgttagacTGTATTTTCTTGGCTCACTTTTACACGTAAAATTATTTACTCTTTGATCGTCTCACTCATTGCGGCACATCCTGCACATAGTTACAAGAACAGACGATTTATGTTACTGATACTggtacaaatttatatatcttCAAAACATATGAAGCGTATTTTTTTAAGTAAGAACCGTTTTAAACTTTCCGCTAATCTATACCTATAGGAAATATGACACATGGATAacacatttgtttgtatcagtAGTTAACTACTGACAGTTTAATCACATTATACTTATAGAAATTGTTTGTAAAGATTATTGAAATAAGTAATCCTGCACATTACGAATTTGTACTGGCAATCTAGTTCTCTCGGCCCAAAAACACTGATAACTCAATTATATCTTAAAGAAAGTCTTTCATCACGCAAGTTTGAAAGACAGACTTATGGTGCcagtgaaaaaatatatatgccAATTCTAATTGTATTTAATGAAGTTTCTCATTCCCTttcattatacttttattttaaaacgaaTTCTACTTAGAAAACACGCCTCGTATATCATTCGTTGTTGTATTCATACAGTCCGTTTTAAATGAAAAGTCGTTTTAGTTTTAACATATAacattatcatattttatgtaatttatttatatttgagtATTCTTTGAATTATACTATCTAAATACTTCTTTATGCTTCCtcatttaaaacaaaaacataagGCATTAACGAGGGCATTACagatacaattatatttatactttgaaattattccataattgtcatgaaattaaacatttttctacatTAAGGAACTAATGTATTAAGATAACGATAACTGTTATTAACTGGAACTGAACTTACCTCAGCAACATCATATACCCAAATTTTTCCAGTATCATCACCTACAGTTACATGTAGGCCACTCGGAGTCCATGAAACTCTGTTAAGAGCTGGGCATCCATCGATCATGACACTGGCGGTAGGTACTTCTGTATCTTGATTAAGATTCCATAAGTCCAATCTTCCTGAATCATCGACAGCGGCGAATAATGCTGGATGAGTTGGAGACCAGGCGACGTCGTAAACGTAATCACCATTATGCTCGAAAGAGTACAGAGGTTTAGTTTCTTTAAGACTCCATAATTTAATCGTCCAATCGATGGACGATGTTAGGAACAAGTGCGAAAAATCTATTCCAGCTTGTACTGCATGCGCGCTAATTCCAGTGACTGGCCCTTGATGACCTTCGTACGTTTCTAATACTCCAGCTTTTGTACCATGACGACAAGCTATACAAAAGCGAAACATTATATAGAGTAGTTTCCATGAAATAGGtgttattttctgagaaattcaAGTTAAAAGCTTTCCATATAACTGATTAATAAacgacaaataaaatttatgttgtaggtttctttaaaatacttcaaaaattatttaaatacgtttataatgttagaaaaatatattattttatttgaataaacctACAGAATcactttctataaaaaaaacatttgtaGCAATTTTAGTGAATGTATAATAAAGTTAGGTTGACAATTGTTTGGAAATgacaaagaaaaatatgtttcacaATCGTATTCAGCGCATAAGAATCTATGAATGATCTATTGAATGTTGGAGAAcatgaaaagaagttaaaattGATTAGACAGTTTATTTGCTAATAACTGCGCTGTTATTGGTGGATTTATAACagttaataattggaaaacgaAGTCAAAACCTTAATTTCGGTATCCTTTAACTTTAACTTTAACTTTAACTTTAAAATGTTTCTACTATAGCACTGAACACCCAGTATACCGTCATTCAATGACTACAATAACTATTACACTCTTTTATTACAGATTCTTAGCATAAATAACTGGATCATGTGACTGAGACACGCTAGAAggttgttttattaaaatattacataccTGAGTAAACAGTTCCATCTTCACTGCccacaacaaaattattaacatcgCCATGGGGGAATGCTAAACAGGTAGAGGTGATTGGTTTTGATTGTTTAGTGTTCAATTCTATTCTCTCCTGTGGTTGCGACAACATGTCTAAATTCCACGAGCACATTTTTCCATCAGTTGAAATGCTGATCAAGTTGTGTGCGTTTTGAGCTCCAACGACATTTAGGCAATACACAGGATgctataaatacaattattaatacattttcaatattaaaatatattaagtctCCCAGAAAGTTCTGCccgttttttaatgaaaagaaaatattacattttcaatacatttattaacatttactaAAGAACATAATTTCTATCGTTACTAATGACCTCATCCCAGCGTGATAGTAATTTATGGATTTTATTCCTGTAGAATGactcatctttggaaactttTGACGACACTATCAGacagaactttccggtagacttaatattttcaaaaataatagaaaaataccAGATTTACTTACAGTGTGCGCATTCGCCGATAACGGAGTTCGTTGGATAGGAGTTCTCTTTTGCACCCTATTGTCCCAAAGAACAATTTGTCCAGAATAAGTCCCCCCTAAGATTAGATTCGGATGAAATCTTGCAAATGTGACCGACAAAACTGGCGACtgacagtgaaaaataaattccggGGTTGTCTTCTTGAACTTTGTGTTCCAAACTAAACAAACCCCGTCGGGGTCGTTGGGAGtatcatcgttattattatagGAGGCTGCAAGGAGTTCTGGAAATTGAGGTGACCAATCCATAGCAGTTACGCAACGATTGCGGGACCATCGATCGCAAAAGAACGATCGATTCAACCATAAACGCTGATGGCTTTTGTCGTCCctaaacaaaatttgtaaacCCTCGTGTAatcagtaaaaatattaattaaaaatcattcaatAGTTTGTATCATTTTAGAAATCAAACTTCTTTTGAAagatacaattaatattttgacCGTTCACAGGTCAAATTGATTAACTCTATTTAATGCTGAAACGCTCACATAATTCTTTGTTCACATACTTTCATTAAATTTGTACTTTTTCGTTATGTGGAGTTAATCACTTTGGCAACTGAACGACacaattaatactattattatcatcaatttttgtttgtttacacTCACATTCCATCTTCCCCGTCCATGTTACCAGCGTAATCAGTATAAATGTCAACTGATTCACCTAGTGCCCTTTCCACGATACGACTAGAGCGATCAAAAAATCGTTGGAAGTCTTCGGATAATATAATCATCTGTTTCTCCTCTTCACTGAGTTCTCGTACtgtaaatcaatatttatgcAGCTATTGTCACAACAGTAAATCATTttctaaaatcaaattaatgtaAGTGTACCTAAACCAGATTTGAGTTCAATGATATCGTATAAGTGTAACTAATAATAgcattttcttcgtttatttcagatacatttttaagaaattgatttgttaAATTGCTGCGTATAAAATGATGGTTGTTACTGacgaatatatttaatactataatcgtcgcataatataattatataatatcagGAAGCTTTTAAAGTATAAGATCACGAATCAAgcttatacttaatatttattatatataaaatttatttaatattaatattacattaaattaatattaatattaagtaactATTGATATTAAAACATACAGATTATTTTGAAGTTAATGTATTTAgttgaatgtaaatattgtaaggaataatatatatttataatatctcgcgatcgtaaaataacactaCTCAGAAAAAAAGATcatgccgccatattggcgacaccgattttgaaattaaatgttaaatgtcgccATTGTGGCGGCACCGATCGagaagaattaattttattaaagaaaaattttattaagtttactAAAAGAATTTACCTTCCTTAggcttttctttttccttctcttGTTCCACTTGTGTAACAGCGGGCTGCACTTCTTTAACTTGTGGTAGACCGTGCGGAAGAATCCCAGGTGGAAGCTTGCTTTGGAAACCGTCCATATGCGGCAAACTGTTCTCTTCATCTTCAGCTTGGCCATCATCAAATGTCAAAACTGTGGTGAATAAGCTGGTTCCGCCACAAATAC includes:
- the sw gene encoding cytoplasmic dynein 1 intermediate chain short wing isoform X28, yielding MMSDRKAELERKKAKLQAIREEKERRRREKEQKDVEEATVRAAGTDKDHRKELDAMLSSLGVAPVSDVLSSLSSLNSLTPEQSANATPDASLQPSSINSAQSSGRRKNRELTIVSVAHTNIPPKEPVVYNKQTQTIQTTHTSHDDEYNLNPGLEWEDEFTVLTFDDGQAEDEENSLPHMDGFQSKLPPGILPHGLPQVKEVQPAVTQVEQEKEKEKPKEVRELSEEEKQMIILSEDFQRFFDRSSRIVERALGESVDIYTDYAGNMDGEDGMDDKSHQRLWLNRSFFCDRWSRNRCVTAMDWSPQFPELLAASYNNNDDTPNDPDGVCLVWNTKFKKTTPEFIFHCQSPVLSVTFARFHPNLILGGTYSGQIVLWDNRVQKRTPIQRTPLSANAHTHPVYCLNVVGAQNAHNLISISTDGKMCSWNLDMLSQPQERIELNTKQSKPITSTCLAFPHGDVNNFVVGSEDGTVYSACRHGTKAGVLETYEGHQGPVTGISAHAVQAGIDFSHLFLTSSIDWTIKLWSLKETKPLYSFEHNGDYVYDVAWSPTHPALFAAVDDSGRLDLWNLNQDTEVPTASVMIDGCPALNRVSWTPSGLHVTVGDDTGKIWVYDVAEHLAHPRIDEWNKFLYTQRELKNNKADEELHKLNLREPASLDKITVLFRNYS
- the sw gene encoding cytoplasmic dynein 1 intermediate chain short wing isoform X22, which translates into the protein MMSDRKAELERKKAKLQAIREEKERRRREKEQKDVEEATVRAAGTDKDHRKELDAMLSSLGVAPVSDVLSSLSSLNSLTPEQSANATPDASLQPSSINSAQSSGRRKNRELTIVSVAHTNIPPKEPVVYNKQTQTIQTTHTSHDAHAFDYYDEYNLNPGLEWEDEFTVLTFDDGQAEDEENSLPHMDGFQSKLPPGILPHGLPQVKEVQPAVTQVEQEKEKEKPKEVRELSEEEKQMIILSEDFQRFFDRSSRIVERALGESVDIYTDYAGNMDGEDGMDDKSHQRLWLNRSFFCDRWSRNRCVTAMDWSPQFPELLAASYNNNDDTPNDPDGVCLVWNTKFKKTTPEFIFHCQSPVLSVTFARFHPNLILGGTYSGQIVLWDNRVQKRTPIQRTPLSANAHTHPVYCLNVVGAQNAHNLISISTDGKMCSWNLDMLSQPQERIELNTKQSKPITSTCLAFPHGDVNNFVVGSEDGTVYSACRHGTKAGVLETYEGHQGPVTGISAHAVQAGIDFSHLFLTSSIDWTIKLWSLKETKPLYSFEHNGDYVYDVAWSPTHPALFAAVDDSGRLDLWNLNQDTEVPTASVMIDGCPALNRVSWTPSGLHVTVGDDTGKIWVYDVAEHLAHPRIDEWNKFLYTQRELKNNKADEELHKLNLREPASLDKITVLFRNYS
- the sw gene encoding cytoplasmic dynein 1 intermediate chain short wing isoform X38 yields the protein MMSDRKAELERKKAKLQAIREEKERRRREKEQKDVEEATVRAAGTDKDHRKELDAMLSSLGVAPVSDVLSSLSSLNSLTPEQSANATPDASLQPSSINSAQSSSGRRKNRELTIVSVAHTNIPPKEPVVYNKQTQTIQTTHTSHDVLTFDDGQAEDEENSLPHMDGFQSKLPPGILPHGLPQVKEVQPAVTQVEQEKEKEKPKEVRELSEEEKQMIILSEDFQRFFDRSSRIVERALGESVDIYTDYAGNMDGEDGMDDKSHQRLWLNRSFFCDRWSRNRCVTAMDWSPQFPELLAASYNNNDDTPNDPDGVCLVWNTKFKKTTPEFIFHCQSPVLSVTFARFHPNLILGGTYSGQIVLWDNRVQKRTPIQRTPLSANAHTHPVYCLNVVGAQNAHNLISISTDGKMCSWNLDMLSQPQERIELNTKQSKPITSTCLAFPHGDVNNFVVGSEDGTVYSACRHGTKAGVLETYEGHQGPVTGISAHAVQAGIDFSHLFLTSSIDWTIKLWSLKETKPLYSFEHNGDYVYDVAWSPTHPALFAAVDDSGRLDLWNLNQDTEVPTASVMIDGCPALNRVSWTPSGLHVTVGDDTGKIWVYDVAEHLAHPRIDEWNKFLYTQRELKNNKADEELHKLNLREPASLDKITVLFRNYS
- the sw gene encoding cytoplasmic dynein 1 intermediate chain short wing isoform X36, whose product is MMSDRKAELERKKAKLQAIREEKERRRREKEQKDVEEATVRAAGTDKDHRKELDAMLSSLGVAPVSDVLSSLSSLNSLTPEQSANATPDASLQPSSINSAQSSGRRKNRELTIVSVAHTNIPPKEPVVYNKQTQTIQTTHTSHDAHAFDYYVLTFDDGQAEDEENSLPHMDGFQSKLPPGILPHGLPQVKEVQPAVTQVEQEKEKEKPKEVRELSEEEKQMIILSEDFQRFFDRSSRIVERALGESVDIYTDYAGNMDGEDGMDDKSHQRLWLNRSFFCDRWSRNRCVTAMDWSPQFPELLAASYNNNDDTPNDPDGVCLVWNTKFKKTTPEFIFHCQSPVLSVTFARFHPNLILGGTYSGQIVLWDNRVQKRTPIQRTPLSANAHTHPVYCLNVVGAQNAHNLISISTDGKMCSWNLDMLSQPQERIELNTKQSKPITSTCLAFPHGDVNNFVVGSEDGTVYSACRHGTKAGVLETYEGHQGPVTGISAHAVQAGIDFSHLFLTSSIDWTIKLWSLKETKPLYSFEHNGDYVYDVAWSPTHPALFAAVDDSGRLDLWNLNQDTEVPTASVMIDGCPALNRVSWTPSGLHVTVGDDTGKIWVYDVAEHLAHPRIDEWNKFLYTQRELKNNKADEELHKLNLREPASLDKITVLFRNYS
- the sw gene encoding cytoplasmic dynein 1 intermediate chain short wing isoform X14 translates to MMSDRKAELERKKAKLQAIREEKERRRREKEQKDVEEATVRAAGTDKDHRKELDAMLSSLGVAPVSDVLSSLSSLNSLTPEQSANATPDASLQPSSINSAQSSGRRKNRELTIVSVAHTNIPPKEPVVYNKQTQTIQTTHTSHDGYFEIDWWRPRKGGSAPNYLYEYNLNPGLEWEDEFTVLTFDDGQAEDEENSLPHMDGFQSKLPPGILPHGLPQVKEVQPAVTQVEQEKEKEKPKEVRELSEEEKQMIILSEDFQRFFDRSSRIVERALGESVDIYTDYAGNMDGEDGMDDKSHQRLWLNRSFFCDRWSRNRCVTAMDWSPQFPELLAASYNNNDDTPNDPDGVCLVWNTKFKKTTPEFIFHCQSPVLSVTFARFHPNLILGGTYSGQIVLWDNRVQKRTPIQRTPLSANAHTHPVYCLNVVGAQNAHNLISISTDGKMCSWNLDMLSQPQERIELNTKQSKPITSTCLAFPHGDVNNFVVGSEDGTVYSACRHGTKAGVLETYEGHQGPVTGISAHAVQAGIDFSHLFLTSSIDWTIKLWSLKETKPLYSFEHNGDYVYDVAWSPTHPALFAAVDDSGRLDLWNLNQDTEVPTASVMIDGCPALNRVSWTPSGLHVTVGDDTGKIWVYDVAEHLAHPRIDEWNKFLYTQRELKNNKADEELHKLNLREPASLDKITVLFRNYS
- the sw gene encoding cytoplasmic dynein 1 intermediate chain short wing isoform X37; protein product: MMSDRKAELERKKAKLQAIREEKERRRREKEQKDVEEATVRAAGTDKDHRKELDAMLSSLGVAPVSDVLSSLSSLNSLTPEQSANATPDASLQPSSINSAQSSSGRRKNRELTIVSVAHTNIPPKEPVVYNKQTQTIQTTHTSHDGYFEIDWWRPRKAEDEENSLPHMDGFQSKLPPGILPHGLPQVKEVQPAVTQVEQEKEKEKPKEVRELSEEEKQMIILSEDFQRFFDRSSRIVERALGESVDIYTDYAGNMDGEDGMDDKSHQRLWLNRSFFCDRWSRNRCVTAMDWSPQFPELLAASYNNNDDTPNDPDGVCLVWNTKFKKTTPEFIFHCQSPVLSVTFARFHPNLILGGTYSGQIVLWDNRVQKRTPIQRTPLSANAHTHPVYCLNVVGAQNAHNLISISTDGKMCSWNLDMLSQPQERIELNTKQSKPITSTCLAFPHGDVNNFVVGSEDGTVYSACRHGTKAGVLETYEGHQGPVTGISAHAVQAGIDFSHLFLTSSIDWTIKLWSLKETKPLYSFEHNGDYVYDVAWSPTHPALFAAVDDSGRLDLWNLNQDTEVPTASVMIDGCPALNRVSWTPSGLHVTVGDDTGKIWVYDVAEHLAHPRIDEWNKFLYTQRELKNNKADEELHKLNLREPASLDKITVLFRNYS
- the sw gene encoding cytoplasmic dynein 1 intermediate chain short wing isoform X31; the encoded protein is MMSDRKAELERKKAKLQAIREEKERRRREKEQKDVEEATVRAAGTDKDHRKELDAMLSSLGVAPVSDVLSSLSSLNSLTPEQSANATPDASLQPSSINSAQSSSGRRKNRELTIVSVAHTNIPPKEPVVYNKQTQTIQTTHTSHDGYFEIDWWRPRKGGSAPNYLSEDEENSLPHMDGFQSKLPPGILPHGLPQVKEVQPAVTQVEQEKEKEKPKEVRELSEEEKQMIILSEDFQRFFDRSSRIVERALGESVDIYTDYAGNMDGEDGMDDKSHQRLWLNRSFFCDRWSRNRCVTAMDWSPQFPELLAASYNNNDDTPNDPDGVCLVWNTKFKKTTPEFIFHCQSPVLSVTFARFHPNLILGGTYSGQIVLWDNRVQKRTPIQRTPLSANAHTHPVYCLNVVGAQNAHNLISISTDGKMCSWNLDMLSQPQERIELNTKQSKPITSTCLAFPHGDVNNFVVGSEDGTVYSACRHGTKAGVLETYEGHQGPVTGISAHAVQAGIDFSHLFLTSSIDWTIKLWSLKETKPLYSFEHNGDYVYDVAWSPTHPALFAAVDDSGRLDLWNLNQDTEVPTASVMIDGCPALNRVSWTPSGLHVTVGDDTGKIWVYDVAEHLAHPRIDEWNKFLYTQRELKNNKADEELHKLNLREPASLDKITVLFRNYS
- the sw gene encoding cytoplasmic dynein 1 intermediate chain short wing isoform X16, whose protein sequence is MMSDRKAELERKKAKLQAIREEKERRRREKEQKDVEEATVRAAGTDKDHRKELDAMLSSLGVAPVSDVLSSLSSLNSLTPEQSANATPDASLQPSSINSAQSSSGRRKNRELTIVSVAHTNIPPKEPVVYNKQTQTIQTTHTSHDGLSASSSAYTIYSCSTSTPTHSYSAGYFEIDWWRPRKAEDEENSLPHMDGFQSKLPPGILPHGLPQVKEVQPAVTQVEQEKEKEKPKEVRELSEEEKQMIILSEDFQRFFDRSSRIVERALGESVDIYTDYAGNMDGEDGMDDKSHQRLWLNRSFFCDRWSRNRCVTAMDWSPQFPELLAASYNNNDDTPNDPDGVCLVWNTKFKKTTPEFIFHCQSPVLSVTFARFHPNLILGGTYSGQIVLWDNRVQKRTPIQRTPLSANAHTHPVYCLNVVGAQNAHNLISISTDGKMCSWNLDMLSQPQERIELNTKQSKPITSTCLAFPHGDVNNFVVGSEDGTVYSACRHGTKAGVLETYEGHQGPVTGISAHAVQAGIDFSHLFLTSSIDWTIKLWSLKETKPLYSFEHNGDYVYDVAWSPTHPALFAAVDDSGRLDLWNLNQDTEVPTASVMIDGCPALNRVSWTPSGLHVTVGDDTGKIWVYDVAEHLAHPRIDEWNKFLYTQRELKNNKADEELHKLNLREPASLDKITVLFRNYS
- the sw gene encoding cytoplasmic dynein 1 intermediate chain short wing isoform X41, coding for MMSDRKAELERKKAKLQAIREEKERRRREKEQKDVEEATVRAAGTDKDHRKELDAMLSSLGVAPVSDVLSSLSSLNSLTPEQSANATPDASLQPSSINSAQSSGRRKNRELTIVSVAHTNIPPKEPVVYNKQTQTIQTTHTSHDAHAFDYYAEDEENSLPHMDGFQSKLPPGILPHGLPQVKEVQPAVTQVEQEKEKEKPKEVRELSEEEKQMIILSEDFQRFFDRSSRIVERALGESVDIYTDYAGNMDGEDGMDDKSHQRLWLNRSFFCDRWSRNRCVTAMDWSPQFPELLAASYNNNDDTPNDPDGVCLVWNTKFKKTTPEFIFHCQSPVLSVTFARFHPNLILGGTYSGQIVLWDNRVQKRTPIQRTPLSANAHTHPVYCLNVVGAQNAHNLISISTDGKMCSWNLDMLSQPQERIELNTKQSKPITSTCLAFPHGDVNNFVVGSEDGTVYSACRHGTKAGVLETYEGHQGPVTGISAHAVQAGIDFSHLFLTSSIDWTIKLWSLKETKPLYSFEHNGDYVYDVAWSPTHPALFAAVDDSGRLDLWNLNQDTEVPTASVMIDGCPALNRVSWTPSGLHVTVGDDTGKIWVYDVAEHLAHPRIDEWNKFLYTQRELKNNKADEELHKLNLREPASLDKITVLFRNYS
- the sw gene encoding cytoplasmic dynein 1 intermediate chain short wing isoform X3 yields the protein MMSDRKAELERKKAKLQAIREEKERRRREKEQKDVEEATVRAAGTDKDHRKELDAMLSSLGVAPVSDVLSSLSSLNSLTPEQSANATPDASLQPSSINSAQSSGRRKNRELTIVSVAHTNIPPKEPVVYNKQTQTIQTTHTSHDGLSASSSAYTIYSCSTSTPTHSYSAGYFEIDWWRPRKGGSAPNYLYEYNLNPGLEWEDEFTVLTFDDGQAEDEENSLPHMDGFQSKLPPGILPHGLPQVKEVQPAVTQVEQEKEKEKPKEVRELSEEEKQMIILSEDFQRFFDRSSRIVERALGESVDIYTDYAGNMDGEDGMDDKSHQRLWLNRSFFCDRWSRNRCVTAMDWSPQFPELLAASYNNNDDTPNDPDGVCLVWNTKFKKTTPEFIFHCQSPVLSVTFARFHPNLILGGTYSGQIVLWDNRVQKRTPIQRTPLSANAHTHPVYCLNVVGAQNAHNLISISTDGKMCSWNLDMLSQPQERIELNTKQSKPITSTCLAFPHGDVNNFVVGSEDGTVYSACRHGTKAGVLETYEGHQGPVTGISAHAVQAGIDFSHLFLTSSIDWTIKLWSLKETKPLYSFEHNGDYVYDVAWSPTHPALFAAVDDSGRLDLWNLNQDTEVPTASVMIDGCPALNRVSWTPSGLHVTVGDDTGKIWVYDVAEHLAHPRIDEWNKFLYTQRELKNNKADEELHKLNLREPASLDKITVLFRNYS
- the sw gene encoding cytoplasmic dynein 1 intermediate chain short wing isoform X34; amino-acid sequence: MMSDRKAELERKKAKLQAIREEKERRRREKEQKDVEEATVRAAGTDKDHRKELDAMLSSLGVAPVSDVLSSLSSLNSLTPEQSANATPDASLQPSSINSAQSSSGRRKNRELTIVSVAHTNIPPKEPVVYNKQTQTIQTTHTSHDAHAFDYYVLTFDDGQAEDEENSLPHMDGFQSKLPPGILPHGLPQVKEVQPAVTQVEQEKEKEKPKEVRELSEEEKQMIILSEDFQRFFDRSSRIVERALGESVDIYTDYAGNMDGEDGMDDKSHQRLWLNRSFFCDRWSRNRCVTAMDWSPQFPELLAASYNNNDDTPNDPDGVCLVWNTKFKKTTPEFIFHCQSPVLSVTFARFHPNLILGGTYSGQIVLWDNRVQKRTPIQRTPLSANAHTHPVYCLNVVGAQNAHNLISISTDGKMCSWNLDMLSQPQERIELNTKQSKPITSTCLAFPHGDVNNFVVGSEDGTVYSACRHGTKAGVLETYEGHQGPVTGISAHAVQAGIDFSHLFLTSSIDWTIKLWSLKETKPLYSFEHNGDYVYDVAWSPTHPALFAAVDDSGRLDLWNLNQDTEVPTASVMIDGCPALNRVSWTPSGLHVTVGDDTGKIWVYDVAEHLAHPRIDEWNKFLYTQRELKNNKADEELHKLNLREPASLDKITVLFRNYS
- the sw gene encoding cytoplasmic dynein 1 intermediate chain short wing isoform X12 yields the protein MMSDRKAELERKKAKLQAIREEKERRRREKEQKDVEEATVRAAGTDKDHRKELDAMLSSLGVAPVSDVLSSLSSLNSLTPEQSANATPDASLQPSSINSAQSSSGRRKNRELTIVSVAHTNIPPKEPVVYNKQTQTIQTTHTSHDGYFEIDWWRPRKGGSAPNYLYEYNLNPGLEWEDEFTVLTFDDGQAEDEENSLPHMDGFQSKLPPGILPHGLPQVKEVQPAVTQVEQEKEKEKPKEVRELSEEEKQMIILSEDFQRFFDRSSRIVERALGESVDIYTDYAGNMDGEDGMDDKSHQRLWLNRSFFCDRWSRNRCVTAMDWSPQFPELLAASYNNNDDTPNDPDGVCLVWNTKFKKTTPEFIFHCQSPVLSVTFARFHPNLILGGTYSGQIVLWDNRVQKRTPIQRTPLSANAHTHPVYCLNVVGAQNAHNLISISTDGKMCSWNLDMLSQPQERIELNTKQSKPITSTCLAFPHGDVNNFVVGSEDGTVYSACRHGTKAGVLETYEGHQGPVTGISAHAVQAGIDFSHLFLTSSIDWTIKLWSLKETKPLYSFEHNGDYVYDVAWSPTHPALFAAVDDSGRLDLWNLNQDTEVPTASVMIDGCPALNRVSWTPSGLHVTVGDDTGKIWVYDVAEHLAHPRIDEWNKFLYTQRELKNNKADEELHKLNLREPASLDKITVLFRNYS